In Natronococcus sp. AD-5, the genomic window ACACGAGCACGCTCTCGATCACCTCGATCGCCTCGGTCCTCGAGCACCCCGAGCGCGTGATCGGCCTGCACTTCATGAACCCCGTGCCGATCATGGAGGGCGTCGAGGTCGTCGTCGGCGAGAAGACGACCGACGACGTGACGGACCTGGCCCACGAGATCGCCGAGGACCTCGGCAAGACGACCTGGGAGTCCGACGACAAGCCCGGCTTCGTCACGAACCGTATCCTGATGCCCTGGATCAACGAGGGGATCCGCGCCTACGACGAGGGCGTCGCGACGAAAGGGGACATCGACGCGGGGATGGAACTCGGGACGAACGCGCCGATGGGCCCCCTCACCCTGGCGGATCACATCGGCCTCGACATCTGTCTGCACGCCTCCGAGACGCTGCACGAGGAGCTGGGCGACCGCTACAAACCCGCCTACCTCCTCAAGCGCAAGGTCGAGGCGGGCGACCTCGGCAAGAAGACCGGCGAGGGGTTCTACGAGTACGACTGAGTTCGGTCCCTCGAAATTGTTGGAATAGTGTTATTTCTCGGCAGTACGAGTGTTCGCGGTATGCGCCCGCCGCACGCGACCCTCGTCACCTGTTGCTGCATCCTCGCCGCTATCGCCCTTCTCGGCGGCGTCGTCGTCTCCCCGGCCGCCGGCGGCCATCCGCCGCTGTCGGTCTGTGGCGTCTGCGGCTCGCTCGACGGCGCGACCGACGCCGGGACGCTCGACGTTCACGTCGACGAGAACGGCGACTCCCGCTGGATCGCTCGGGTCCCGGTCGACGCCGCCGCCGCCGAAACGTACCGGACCGATCCCGACGCGCTCGAGGCGGCCGTCGACGACGGCTGGTACCGATTCGACGTCGCCGACGACGACGCCCGTGACGTCGACGCGTCGGTCGACGGGCGGACCGTCCGCGTTGCTTACACGGTCCCGAACGTCGCCAGCCCGGGCGTCGGCGACGCGCGCGTCTTCGACTACTTCTACCTCGGCGGAACGCAACACCGGTACGACCTTCGGGCCGACCGCGTGACGATCCACCTGCCCGGGGACACTCGTGCGGCGACGGAACCGCTGAACGCCGACGTCGACGACGGAACGGTGACGTGGACGAACGGTGATTCCGGCGGAGACGGCGACATCGCCCAGAAAACGTACGTACCGTACGGGCCGGCCGGCGTCACCGGCACCCTCGCGTCGTGGGCGTCGACTGCCGTCGTGTTCGGACCGCTCGTGCTCGAGCACGCCGCTCTCGCCGGTATCGCTCCCGTCGCCGTCCTCGGTCTCGCGACGGTCGCGGCGGGGCGCCTCGGTGCCGGACGGTTCGGGACCGGCGCCGGTATCGGCCGAGACGTAGGTGAGGGAGGAAAAGCCGCTCTCGAGTATCTCTGTGGCCGATTCGACCGGTCGCTCGGAAGACGTACGCTCGTTGCCCTCGCTGCGGGATCGATGGTTGCGGTCGGCGTGGCCGGCTGGCTCGCGTTCGACCTGTCCCTGTCGATCCTCCTCGTCTCGTTCTGGCTCGCCGCAGCGGCGTTCCTTCCGCTGGGCTACGCACTCGAACGCGGCGACGCCTGGCGGCACTTCGGAGCACTTGCGACGCTTGCACCCCTCGCGTCGGTCACCGCGCTCGCGCCGTACTACGTCTTCGGTTTCGGCCCGTGGGCGGCGGGGGCGCTCTTCCTGCCGTGGGCGCTCGGAGCCGGCGTCGTCGGCTACTCCCTCTCGCTGGTCGGCAGGCGCGTCGCCGTTGCCTGACGACATCGGAGAGAAGGCCGTGCGGGAGCCTCCGAGAACGACCGAGCGTTCGTCGCGCTCGGCACTTTTATCTCAGCGGGCGTGAACGTACGGTCGATGCCCTCCAGATACAGCCGCCGCCGGCTCGCCGGTGCGGCTTTCGGCGGCGCGAGCGCCTTCCTCGCGGGTGGGTACGCGTGGAACCAGTACGCGACGCGACGGCACCTCCGGTTCCGCCCGCTCGAGGCCGTCAACGAGTCGGCCGATCCCGTCACGCTCGAGGTCACCGTCGAGCGCGAGGGGTTCGAATCGCCGCGAACGGTCTTGCTGGAAGCCGCCGGTGACGACGAGAGCGGGGACAGGAGCCACTTGCCGGGGCAGTGGATGAAACGCGCGAGGGAGTGGTCGATCCGGGCCGAGCACGGCGATCAGCGACTGGAACTCGAGGCCGCGACGATCACCGGTCGACTCGAGGGAGCGGGGTGGGGCCCCGACTGCGCGCACGTCGCGATCGTCGTGACGGCGGCCGGCGATCTCGAGGGGCGGGTCGAACCCTCGGAAACGTGTTGAGGCCGCGCGGCGTCAGTGGTGCAGCGGCTTTTCGGACATCTCGCGGCGGAGGTCGCTCAGGTGCGACCGGGAGACGTCGTCCTCGAACTGCTGGATGACGGCGTACACCTCCGCCCGAGAGATCTTCACGTCGCCCTCTCGAACGACGTCCTCGGGTCGCTCGCGGAGTTCGCGCATCGTCCCGACGGCGAGCAAGTACGGGATCGCCCACGCCGAGAGGCGGTTGCCGTGGCGTTCCGGGACGACCTCGAGGTAGCGCTGGGCGTCGTCGAGGTAGTTCTCCGCGCGAGCGGTGACGCGCCGGATGACGTTGGTGACGCCGCCGCGGTTGTCCGCCGCGGTCACGGCCTCGACGTCGACGTCCTCTTCGGCGAGCCACTCCGCGGGCAGGTAGACGTTGTTCTCCTCGTGGTAGTCGTTCTCGACGTCTTTGGCGATGTTGACCAGCTGCAAGAGGAGGGCGAACGAGCGGGCGTTCTGGCGCATCTCCTCGGCCCGGTCCGGAGATGCGCTGCGGGCGACCAGCCCCGTGATGAGCGTCCCGACGGTACCGGCGGCGTACCAGCAGTACTCCTCGAGCTCCTCGAGCGTCTGAAGGCGCAGCCCGCCTTTGTCGGCGTAGCGATCGGTGAACATCGCCATCCCGTCGACGAGTTCGCGGACGGGATCGCGCATGATCTCCCGCGGTGCCTCCTCGAGGGACTCGAAGGTCCGCAGGATGCGCGGCGTCTCCGCGACGACCGTCCAGTCCTCGTTCGGATCGGCGGGAATCCAGGGCTCGACGTCGTCCATGAACGTTTCGACCGTGAGCGGATCCTCCGGATCGAGGAGCCGATCGTACGCGGTCAACAGCTCGGTCTGCGCGTCCGGCGGAACGTGGCCCGCATCCTCGATCGTGTCCGCGACCCGACAGAGGAGATAGCCGAGACAGATGTGTCTCGCCATCGGTTCCTCGAGGCGATCGATAGTGATCGAGAAGGTCCGCGAGACCCCGTGAACCGCCTCGTAGCACCACTCGAGGTCGGCGTCGATGTCGGATTCGGGCTGGCCCGTTGTCATCTACTCGATATCGTTTCGTCCCCATACCGGAAAAACGCCGCGGTCGCGGCGCGTTATTCCGTTGCAGACCGAGCTATCGAGTCGAATGCAGAGTCTCCGTCCCTGACCTCTCCGGTCTCGACACTTCGAGGGAATCTAACTATTCCGTCGCCGGCGAATCTACGACGTGGCGCTACCGACGACTGGCTTCGTCGCGAGCGGGTCGTCGAACTGGAAACCGTGAAACTGTAGTAAACCGAACCAGGGTGGACGGCCGGCGGAGAGACAACAATAAAGAATCGACCCCGCGATAGCCCGCGTATGGACTTCGCACTCTCAGCCGAACAACAGCAGATTCGGGATATGGTCTCCGAGTTCGTCGACGAGGAGGTCGTTCCCGTCGCCGGCGAGATCGACCACGACGACGAGTTCCCGCGCGACCTCGTCGGCGAGATGGCCGACCTGGGCCTGATGGGGATGCCGTTCCCCGAGGAGTACGGCGGCGCGGGGCTGGACTACCACTCCTACGCGATCGGTCTCGAGGAGATCTCGCGCGGCTCGGGCGGACTCGGAACGATCGTCGCCGCCCACACCTCGCTGGCGGGCAACATGCTCTACGAGTTCGGCGACGAGGAGCAAAAGGAGGAGTACCTGACGCCGCTGGCGGAAGGCAGCGACGTCGGCGCGTTCGCCCTCTCGGAGGCCGGCGCCGGCAGCGACGTCCCGTCGATGGAGACGACCGCCGAGAAGGACGGCGACGAGTACGTACTCGACGGCGGCAAGCTCTGGATCTCGAACGGCTCGGTCGCGGAGACCGTCACCGTCTTCGCGAAGACCGACCCCGAAGCGGGTAACAAGGGCATCTCCTCGTTCGTCGTCCGGCCCGAGGAAGACGACGGCTTCTACGTCGAGGGTACCGAAGAGAAACTCGGCGACAAGGGCTGTCCGACGGCCGAACTCCGCTTCGACGACCTCCGCGTGCCCGAGGATCGCCTGCTCGGCGAGGAGGGCGGGGGGTTCGTCCACGCGCTGAAGACGCTGAACGGCGGCCGCATCACCATCGCGGCCCGCGGCGTCGGGATCGCTCGCGCCGCCTTCGAGGAGGCCCGCGACTACGCGAACGAGCGCGAGCAGTTCGGCCAGCCCATCGGCGAGTTCCAGTCGATCAAGCACAAGCTCGCGGACATGGACACCAAGATTCAAGCCGCCAAGCTGCTGATGCACAGGGCCGCGGACAAGAAGATCCGCGGCGAGAACTACATCAAGGAGTCCGCCCAGGCCAAGCTCTACGCCTCCGAGGTGAGCCGCGAGGTCGCAAACGAGGGCATCCAGATCCACGGCGGCTACGGCTACACCAAGGACTTCCCCGCCGAGCGCTTCTACCGCGACGCCAAGCTCAACGAGATCTACGAGGGGACGAGCGAAGTGCTCCGGAACACGATCGGCGACCAGGTGCTCGAGGGGTAGGCCGACGGTCGGCTACTCGCCGTTCGCTTCGCTCGCAGCGTTCGCGTTCAGCGCCGCCATCGCGTACGGTCCCACCAGCACCGCCAGGATACCGGTCGCGAGCACCGATACGAGAATCGCTTCCGTCCCGAAGGACGCCGCGAGACCGAACACGCCGCCCGCGAGCACCACGAGGAGCCAGCCGATCCGTTCGGTTGTCGCCGCAGTCGGACATCGTTCGTACTGACTTACCCGTTTGCGCTCACTCGCCCATCCCCTCGAGACACTCCCCTACCCACGTCCCGTGCTCGCGCACCCGCCGTTCTCCGGCCTTCGTGAGGGCGTACACGTCGTGCAGTCCCTCCGTTCGTTTCTCGACGAATCCCGCGTCGACGAGCGACGAGAGCGAGCCGTAGAACGACTTCGGCTCGAGACGGTCGTCGTAGTGGGACTCGAGGCGGGACTTGAGTTGCTGGCCGCGCACCTCTTCCTCGGCCGCGAGCAGGAAACAGATATCCCGGCGACGGCCGCTCCGGAGCCACTTGGTCATACGGCGGTACTCGTTCGGCGGTCGCTCGAACGTTACGGTTCGAGTCGCGTTCCACTCCGAAGACAGGTAAAACGCGCCGATAGCGGTCGCCGCTCGGTTCGTGCTCCGCACAGGTAACGCGCGTAACAAGATCAATCGCGTGTGGAATATCGTCCCGCTATTCCCCTCATCCTTGCCATTGTGCACCGCAGTCATTTGGAGATGCCGAAGCTAGTATCGACAATGACGCCGCTCGAAATCAGCGGGCGAGTGATCGCCGGGATCCTTCTCATTTTGATCAACGCCTATTTCGTCGCGATCGAATTCGGGCTGACCCGCGCCCGACAGTACCCCGAATCGGAGTTCGATACCCCGGGGCTCCGCCGAGCGTGGGAGATGACCGACGATCTCGAGTTGTACCTGACGACCTGTCAAATCTGGATCTCCGGGACCAGTATTGCGCTGGGAATTATCGCCGAGCCGGGGTTGGCGGCCCTCTTTGAACCGCTCGTTCAAAATTCGTTCCTGGCATCGATCGGTGCCGGGTCACTCCTCGCCTTCTTCATCATCAACATGATCCACCTCACGCACGGCGAGCAGACGCCCACGTACCTCGGCGTCGAGCGCTCGAAGCAAGTCTGTCGGTACGGCGCGAGACCGCTGTACGTGTTCGCGTGGCTGATCAGCCCACTGATCCGCTTCGGTGACTGGGTGGCAAAGGCGACGCTTCGCCTGTTCGGAGTCGAGATGACCGGCGCGTGGCTGGAAACCGAAGAGGACGTGATCGAGTCGCGAGCCGATCTCCGGCACCGTCTCGGCTCCATCCTCGAACGGGGAGACCTCTCGGAGGAACGCCGCGAAGAGGTAATGAACGCCTTTCTAGTGGGTGAACGACCGGTACGCGAAGTCATGGTTCCCGCAGACGATGTCGTCGCGCTCTCGACGACGGTCGATTTCGAGGAAAACGCTCGACGGATGGAAGAATATCCGCAGACGCGATACCCGCTCGTCGGAGCGGAGTTGAAGGATTTCAAGGGAATTGTGTACTTCCCACTCCTGGCCCAACACCGCGAGGAACTGGCGAACGAGAGCGTCGACTTTTCCGAGCTGGCGGCCCCGCCGATGACGCTCTCTCCCGATACGGACGTCAGTGACGCGATCGATCAGTTTCAGACGGCAAATCAGGAACTCGCGTTGGTGATCGAGAACGGTGAGGTCGTGGGACTCGTGAC contains:
- a CDS encoding 3-hydroxyacyl-CoA dehydrogenase family protein, which gives rise to MVRDQIDRIGVVGAGTMGSGIAQVAATNGYDVVLRDIEDEFLENGFDTIDDSLGRLDDRDALEEDPERIRGRIEGTTAVDDLKDCDLVVEAALEEMDVKRDVFADLEDVCDEDVVLATNTSTLSITSIASVLEHPERVIGLHFMNPVPIMEGVEVVVGEKTTDDVTDLAHEIAEDLGKTTWESDDKPGFVTNRILMPWINEGIRAYDEGVATKGDIDAGMELGTNAPMGPLTLADHIGLDICLHASETLHEELGDRYKPAYLLKRKVEAGDLGKKTGEGFYEYD
- a CDS encoding phytoene/squalene synthase family protein; translation: MTTGQPESDIDADLEWCYEAVHGVSRTFSITIDRLEEPMARHICLGYLLCRVADTIEDAGHVPPDAQTELLTAYDRLLDPEDPLTVETFMDDVEPWIPADPNEDWTVVAETPRILRTFESLEEAPREIMRDPVRELVDGMAMFTDRYADKGGLRLQTLEELEEYCWYAAGTVGTLITGLVARSASPDRAEEMRQNARSFALLLQLVNIAKDVENDYHEENNVYLPAEWLAEEDVDVEAVTAADNRGGVTNVIRRVTARAENYLDDAQRYLEVVPERHGNRLSAWAIPYLLAVGTMRELRERPEDVVREGDVKISRAEVYAVIQQFEDDVSRSHLSDLRREMSEKPLHH
- a CDS encoding acyl-CoA dehydrogenase, giving the protein MDFALSAEQQQIRDMVSEFVDEEVVPVAGEIDHDDEFPRDLVGEMADLGLMGMPFPEEYGGAGLDYHSYAIGLEEISRGSGGLGTIVAAHTSLAGNMLYEFGDEEQKEEYLTPLAEGSDVGAFALSEAGAGSDVPSMETTAEKDGDEYVLDGGKLWISNGSVAETVTVFAKTDPEAGNKGISSFVVRPEEDDGFYVEGTEEKLGDKGCPTAELRFDDLRVPEDRLLGEEGGGFVHALKTLNGGRITIAARGVGIARAAFEEARDYANEREQFGQPIGEFQSIKHKLADMDTKIQAAKLLMHRAADKKIRGENYIKESAQAKLYASEVSREVANEGIQIHGGYGYTKDFPAERFYRDAKLNEIYEGTSEVLRNTIGDQVLEG
- a CDS encoding helix-turn-helix transcriptional regulator, which produces MTKWLRSGRRRDICFLLAAEEEVRGQQLKSRLESHYDDRLEPKSFYGSLSSLVDAGFVEKRTEGLHDVYALTKAGERRVREHGTWVGECLEGMGE
- a CDS encoding CNNM domain-containing protein; the encoded protein is MTPLEISGRVIAGILLILINAYFVAIEFGLTRARQYPESEFDTPGLRRAWEMTDDLELYLTTCQIWISGTSIALGIIAEPGLAALFEPLVQNSFLASIGAGSLLAFFIINMIHLTHGEQTPTYLGVERSKQVCRYGARPLYVFAWLISPLIRFGDWVAKATLRLFGVEMTGAWLETEEDVIESRADLRHRLGSILERGDLSEERREEVMNAFLVGERPVREVMVPADDVVALSTTVDFEENARRMEEYPQTRYPLVGAELKDFKGIVYFPLLAQHREELANESVDFSELAAPPMTLSPDTDVSDAIDQFQTANQELALVIENGEVVGLVTVTDLLESIAGEIEDPIDRSVR